From Clarias gariepinus isolate MV-2021 ecotype Netherlands chromosome 2, CGAR_prim_01v2, whole genome shotgun sequence, one genomic window encodes:
- the tram2 gene encoding translocating chain-associated membrane protein 2 gives MAFRRRNKSYPFFSQEFLIQNHADIVFSLVIFLLIGLMFEATAKTAILFIQPQYNISTVTPDGELTLYHYGWKDCATVLFYLFITIILHAVVQEYILDKVNRRLHLSKSKNTKFNESGQLCVFYLVSSLWSLYVLATEGYLLHPSSLWENYPHVHLRFQVKFFYLTQLAYWLHALPELYFQKVRKEEIARQLQYICLYLSHILAAYLLNLTRIGVVLLFLQYVSETGFHLSRLIYFIDETHHKMFDLWSVGFVLTRMVSLTLMFLSVGFGLARSENQALDWEAGNFNTLPIRLLVLFLVCSTQSWLLWKFFCFQLRRTREFRLEQARKRAAAKQTSRAVKRDAAGHHENGALKVENGTSPRLKKLKAP, from the exons ATGGCTTTTCGGAGGAGAAATAAGAGCTATCCTTTCTTTAGTCAGGAGTTTTTAATTCAGAACCATGCCGACATTGTGTTCAGTCTGGTCATCTTCCTTCTCATTGGCCTGATGTTTGAG GCCACGGCAAAAACCGCTATTCTCTTTATTCAACCCCAGTACAACATCAGTACAGTGAcaccag atggaGAGCTGACTCTGTACCACTACGGCTGGAAGGACTGCGCCACCGTCCTCTTCTATCTCTTCATCACCATCATCCTCCACGCCGTGGTGCAGGAGTACATCCTGGAC AAAGTGAACCGGCGTCTTCACCTTTCGAAGAGCAAGAACACGAAGTTTAACGAGTCCGGACAGCTGTGTGTGTTCTACCTCGTCTCCAGTTTGTGGAGTCTATACGTTCTCGCTACT GAGGGATATCTTCTGCATCCGAGCAGCCTGTGGGAGAACTACCCTCATGTCCACctaag gttCCAGGTGAAGTTTTTCTATCTGACCCAGTTGGCGTACTGGCTCCACGCTCTGCCCGAGCTCTACTTCCAGAAAGTGCGCAAG gaaGAGATCGCTCGTCAGCTGCAGTATATCTGCCTGTACCTGTCTCACATCCTGGCTGCGTATTTATTAAA tcTGACACGTATAGGCGTGGTCCTACTCTTCCTGCAGTACGTCTCAGAGACGGGGTTCCACCTGTCCAGACTCATCTACTTTATCGACGAGACACaccataaaat gtttgaTCTGTGGTCAGTGGGGTTTGTTTTGACCCGTATGGTATCTCTGACGCTGATGTTCCTGTCCGTGGGATTCGGTTTGGCGCGATCTGAGAACCAGGCACTCGACTGGGAGGCCGGAAACTTCAACACACTGCCTatcag actccTGGTGCTGTTCCTGGTGTGCTCGACGCAGTCATGGCTGCTGTGGAAGTTTTTCTGTTTCCAGCTGAGGCGCACGCGTGAGTTCAGGCTGGAGCAGGCGAGAAAGAGAGCAGCGGCTAAACAGACTTCACGCGCAGTCAAACGCGACGCAG ctGGTCACCATGAGAACGGCGCGCTCAAGGTAGAGAACGGAACCTCGCCCCGGCTGAAGAAGCTCAAAGCCCCTTAA
- the efhc1 gene encoding EF-hand domain-containing protein 1 — MSVSRARELPFLPGNTFRDTTRSAFHRPQTLSYKNGYALPTRPRVGIGQQPLPSETLLHNEINQLSMPISIVSQDTSTDTPPTEFIPAHVAYDKKVLRFYGYFQEKVVDSPEESWRVRPVVFYYYLEDDSICVMEPEVENSGLPQGKLLRRQLLPKNENGEHYHWKNLNLGVDLCVYGTVYRITNCDGFTQEFMESQGIVLNEPESIPCDPYMTRRAQADRVFITPTEYDQLKQFLTMDRKVLRFFALLEDSDFQYIEKRRVILQYYLADDSVEICEVHEPNSGRDMFPLLLRRQRIPKDIKPDCQSFPSCVLEVSPHEVDEYYSPKDFRLGETLRLMGRHFLLYDCDEFTRKYYEQHHPEIPLKPVLPEKKPEQTWKRLIPPYNGFGSLEDSLQNCLTLIPEPPKKDLIKLLENDHKVLRYAARLDSQNPYDEGRHFILFYFLSNDMISIFEKPTRNSGFIGGRFLEKTRVPKPGSTVENPEYYGPADFAIGATVEVFRWRFVLTDADQYVLNYLESVAEQERIPEQTLASLRQALGKNPVSSANPDPDPERTHSS; from the exons AGGTCAGCCTTCCACAGACCGCAGACTTTATCCTATAAGAACGGTTACGCTCTACCCACCCGGCCCCGAGTGGGGATCGGTCAGCAGCCCTTACCCTCGGAAACGCTTCTCCATAACGAGATAAACCAGCTGTCCATGCCAATCTCCATCGTCTCACAAGACACGTCCACAGACACTCCTCCAACCGAGTTCATCCCAGCGCACGTCGCCTATGACAAAAAG GTCCTACGTTTCTATGGCTACTTCCAGGAGAAGGTGGTGGATTCGCCGGAGGAGAGCTGGCGTGTGCGCCCGGTCGTGTTTTATTACTACCTGGAGGACGACAGCATATGTGTGATGGAGCCGGAGGTGGAAAACTCTGGACTGCCGCAGGGGAAACTGCTCAGACGCCAGCTCCTGCCCAAAAACGAGAACGGAGAACACTACCACTGGAAAAACCTGAACCTGGGGGTGGACCTGTGTGTGTACGGCACCGTGTACAGAATCACAAATTGCGACGGCTTCACCCAG gAGTTTATGGAGAGTCAGGGGATCGTCCTGAACGAACCTGAATCGATCCCCTGTGACCCCTACATGACCCGCCGAGCTCAGGCCGACCGTGTGTTCATTACACCGACAGAATACGACCAACTCAAACAGTTCCTCACCATGGACCGCAag gtgctgCGTTTCTTTGCCCTGCTGGAAGACTCAGACTTTCAGTACATTGAGAAGAGGCGCGTGATCCTGCAGTATTACCTGGCGGACGACTCGGTGGAGATCTGTGAGGTCCacgagcccaacagtggcagagACATGTTTCCCCTGCTGCTGCGGAGACAGAGGATTCCCAAAGACATCAAACCAGACTGcc agtctttCCCTAGCTGCGTTCTCGAAGTCTCCCCACATGAAGTTGATGAGTATTACTCTCCAAAGGACTTCCGCCTCGGGGAGACGCTGAGGCTCATGGGAAGGCACTTCCTGCTGTACGATTGTGACGAGTTCACCCGGAAGTACTACGAGCAGCATCACCCTGAGATCCCTCTCAAGCCCGTCCTGCCGGAGAAGAAGCCCGAGCAGACGTGGAAGAGG ttgATCCCTCCATACAACGGCTTCGGGTCGCTTGAGGACTCGCTCCAGAACTGTCTGACTCTGATTCCTGAGCCGCCCAAGAAAGACCTGATTAAGCTGCTGGAAAATGACCACAAAGTGCTGCGCTATGCTGCCAGGCTG GACTCTCAGAATCCCTACGACGAAGGCCGTCACTTCATCCTCTTCTACTTCCTGTCTAACGACATGATCAGCATCTTTGAGAAGCCCACGCGCAACTCAGGCTTCATCGGAGGGAGATTCCTGGAGAAGACGCGCGTTCCCAAACCGGGGAGCACGGTGGAAAACCCCGAGTACTACGGCCCGGCCGATTTCGCCATAGGAGCCACGGTGGAGG TCTTTAGATGGCGGTTCGTTCTGACTGACGCCGATCAGTACGTACTCAATTACCTGGAGTCAGTGGCAGAACAGGAGCGGATCCCCGAGCAGACCCTCGCATCACTCCGGCAAGCTCTAGGCAAGAACCCAGTCTCGAGCGCAAACCCAGACCCGG ATCCAGAGCGGACGCACTCGTCCTGA